Sequence from the Gracilinanus agilis isolate LMUSP501 chromosome 6, AgileGrace, whole genome shotgun sequence genome:
ACACTGAAATGTGTTTCTcttactctatttcttttctttaaatttaacaTTCAAATGGACAAAGTTCTTGTACAATGTGTAATTAACACATGATTAGCAGACTTCCTCATCAATAGAGGTAGCCTTCACCGCAGACCAACATGCATGTTGGTGCTCAGTGTACACACGCTCTTCTGGACATCGGCTCCTTTAATCTAACACAGATGAGGGAGCAGGATGGACACAGCAGTTGGGACGTCTAAAGTTCTGCATCATGGCCTGGAACATATTGTGTTGCCTTCCCTTAAGCTTTTTATTTGAAGATGTATCCGAGGAAATTGATTTCCGGTTCTGATTGCTTTGAACCTTAATCAGTTTCTCGTGTTCCCTGATTTGTCTTTGTAAGTGGTTCTGAATAGCGATGCCCAGAGACTCGGGGTCTAGGGAAGCACCATACACTTCCCACGTCATGCCTTGATCATCCCATATTACATCCCTGACTTGCTTGGATTGCTTAAACTGGAGCTTGGAGTCAGATCCAagctgctttttcttttctcccggCATAAATCCAACCTGAGCGGCAGCTGCTGTCACATTTAGTTTTTGCTCCTTTAAGAACTCACTGACTCGGCTGGCACGGCGAGGACTTGCTTTGACTGACCGAGAGGGTGTCCGTTTACCAGAGTTTGGACTGGAGTCCCCCATCATCTCTGCTGGCAGACCCAGGCTCGTCACTGCCTTTGCCTGCTTACTTTCTTCGGACGCTTTGTCCTGGTTCTTTCTGCCTGTGGTGGGAGTAATCGCAGTCACAGGATTCGGAGTTAGTCCTGCGGAATTACTTCCTCCCGCGTTAGGACAAAGCAACTCTGCTTTTGTTTCCGCTTTGGGTTTTAtgcctgccttggaatcaacagtCTCCCCTTCTTTTACTTTTGGAGTAGGCAGAGGCTTCTCGGTTGCGGCATCTTTCTCACCGACACTCAAGCCATCGCGTTTGTTCAATTCGTCATCACTGGAAACACTTTCAGGTTGGTGGCTATTAATGGTTTTCGTGGACAGCTCGGATGACTTGGTGTCAGCTTTCCCCAAGCCAGGACTCACATCAGCTTCATTATTATATACATGGGTAGAAACTGGATAAACTGGTTTCGCTTTGGGTGGGAGGAAAGTAGTGGGTGTCGACTGTGTAAGGATCCCACTTTTTCCTTCAGTGCCCATTTCTACTGCCTGCCATTCCTCCTTGCATATATTTTTGGAATCACTTGAAGCCTTTAGAGAGCAGAGGCCAGAGAGCCCGTTGTTTGATGCCTGTTCATAATTTGTGGCTGCTGAATCGGTTGACTTTTTTTCCACTTGGAAAACGGATACGTTTGAAGAATCAGCAGTAGCTGCCAGGATGTGGACTTCTGTCTTGTTACCAAAATGGCAAGGTGCTTCTCTGGGGCCTTCCAACTTGTCAGAGTGCTCTGCTGGCTGGTTCGCCTTACTATGGCTCTGGTAAATGATACACAACTGCTCTGGTTGCTCCACAGGCTCCGAAGGAGGAATTTCCCTTAAGAACGGTGCAAGCATACTTGGGCTGGTGGAGACAGATCTACTTTCCATACTGGTTACTGTCTGAACCTCAGCATCTTGCCAGATTCTGTTGGCTCTCTCTGCTAAAAATCCACTCTCATCTAGGCTTGTCATGGTACCCATTTCTTTGAATCTGGAGGACAGGGGCTGTGCCGCCAGAGTCTTTTCTTGCTCTGGAAAGCATGCCGAATGTTTGCCACTGAGGCTAGACTGCTGAGATGTTGTGGAGGATTGCTCTGATGGAGTCAAAGCAGTTGTGGAAGACTCCTCTGTaggtctcttctctctttctgaatGTATGTGAAGCCTTgtttctaagttcaaatcaatTTGCTGCTCACCTCCTTCAGATCTGCTCGTAGGAGTGGCCGATGGAAGAAATAGCTCAGATGTTGTCATCAaaggttttgctttttcttgtctttttcctGGAGGGTCAGTACACAAATCTTGGTCTTTGCTACTTTGACGGTCAAACTTCTCAGGATCATCTGCTTCTGATGCTTCCAGGGCTTGTGTTGTTTTATCAGCAGCGACTGTCAAGGTGTCTGGATCATCACGAGGTTTGGGGCGGCCAGCATCCTGGTGGACTGGTACCACTGAGTGTGTAAGGTTCAAGCCTACTAGTGGACCGGGGACTTGGGCTGCAGGTTCACTGTTCCCTTGATGTTGAGAGCCATCAGAAGGGGTGCTGTCTGTGGGAGGTAATTTGTCTACCTCATCAGAGATCCCAGAAGACATGACTGTCTGGGTGAGATCATGCTCAGAATCCTTCATTATGGTTTCGACTGGTCCAGAGTAGCCAAGGTCCAATAAGCCAATTGTAACGGATTCTGAAGGGAAGCCTAAAAGACTATTAGCATTGCTATAGGGAATAATGGACGTCTGCTGTGGAATAGAAGCCTGCTGGTCTTGAAGCAACTCCTCCTCTCCCGGAGCTATAGTCAGGGAAGCTTTGGTCAGCCTCAGTGAATCAGGCACAGTCCCCATGGAAGATCTCGTCAGGACAATCTCTGGGAACCGCCTCTGACAGTGCCCCTGAGTGACAGCTGATATCCACAATGAAGGCAACGAGGTACAACTCCTCCACAAACAAatctttgaaaaaaggaaaacacagcATCATTACTAACATATTATTTGAATAGTTTAAAAATACCTAAATTAAATCTCTTAGATAAGGATTCGTGTCAATTTTCTTCAAATACACTAAATTCTAAACTTTTCTTCTTGGGAATTTTCCAGGAAGTCTTGAAATAAactaacaaatttatttttttttctaatcactAATTTTACTACAGGTTTACTTTGGTATTAGAAAATGACTTCcaacattgctttttttttttccctttaccaAGAGGTTATTCACATATAGGAGAAATTATATATGAAGTAGGGCactatagaattctatatcttctttaaagttctttaaacatttgataaaatattaatcattctaaaaaataaaatatttaattttttggagGAGAAATAACGACAATATTCTGATTCTAAAGCAGACAAAAGTTGAAACTATTGTAGGATAATTAAGCATGTTTAATGAAATCAATTTAATGGCAATATGACATAGATCAATTAATACAAAAAGACTAACACCAAGTTTCACTATCTTctgaaatgaatataaatattaatcTTCAAAACTGACATTAAGCAAcctaatattttttctcattaataaaaaaggagaatggaATAGTGGGCATTGGGCCAGTCTCCAAGTCAGACTGACTTGGGCTCAAGACTCTTggaaagccatttaacctctcagtggccGACTCACAAGATGAAGTTTTAGAATGATTGCCATtgtattatcaataatatggaaataagtctagatcaatgatacatgtaaaacccagttgaattgtgcactggctatggggaggggagggaaagaataagaatcatataaccatggaaaaatattcttaattaattaattaattaaatacaaattttcaattaaaaaaagattgcCATTGTGTTAGTAAGACAAATTTCTGGAACTCAATAAAATTAGAGGTTGATACTAAAAAAGCAATTTGCGGATCAGCTGTAAATTGAATTCAATTTGGCAAACTAGTCAGTCTCTCTCCTACAGACTCTTGTGTAACAGATCAATGAACATACAAAGAAGATCATCCTGAAAATGCCAAGATGGAATGGGTGACTTGTAGCCATTTATCTAAAGTTTTAGCCAGTagtctattttatttatgtttgatattcttctttaaattaacattttgaatgaaaaatgcaacaaaacatataaatatgGTGGAAAGAATGGACATGAACTTTGTgacttaaaattaaataaattttattattatctattattcaGTAGcctttaaagagaaaagaggaagagaaaaaaccaaGAGATAATAcgctgaaaaaaaaatctgaaaagatgtACAATATTTTGTACATGGATTCCCACTTTGGCAAAGCAGTGAGTAGAAGAATGTACTCAAAACTCTTTGTAGTTGCTTATTCATTGTAATTGTATAATattacttcctacctttgtggTAGTTGTTCCTTCCGATACATGCCAttgtacatattattttcttggttctgtttcaCTTTGTTTTTGTAAGTCCTGTTATACATCTTTACTCATCATAGTAGCCATTTTATGACACAgaaatattccattactttcatatATTGCAATTCATCTAGCCATTCTCAAGTCAATGGGCtctatttttacttctttatcactaccactaccacaaaaagatctgatataaatattttggtgtatataaaGACTTTATTTTGTATTAAAGACCCTCTTAAAGTATATAGATAGTAGGGAAATCTCTGGGTCAAATGGTAGGGatttttagtcactttatttggaTAATTATGAAATAGTTGTATTAATTCACAGATTTACCAAAATCCCTACAATACTGATTATTCTTACCTTTTGTCAATTTTGTAATTTGAAGTGAAACTTTAAGGATATTTTAATTTGGATATCTTATTATTAAGGATTGGAACATTTTTTTAGGTATAAGTTTGCTCTtgcaacaatgatcaatatggaagtgtgttttgcaggacagtaaaatttttttaacatttaagtataaataaaaaatcaagtttcctcatctgtcatttTCCTACTTTGTCAATTTTGCTGATGTGATGGACATGATATGGTAACTCAGGATtgctttaatttgcctttctttgattattagtgatttaaaacatttttttcatatgagtattaataactgatttctttctctgatcatttcctattcatctcttttgagcacttatcagttggggaatggctcttattcttataaatttaactcagttccctatatagtTTTGAAAATAGGATCTTATCAGTGATGTTTAAAGCAAagaatttttcttccagttttatcaccattgattttatttgtgcaaaaactttttagttttatgttgtaaaaattgtctattttactGCCTGTGAAACTCTTGTCTGGTCTAGAAatcttcttctcttatccatagatcctctaacttttaaaaatgtctaatGTCTAAATCATAAAACAATTTGAAGCTTTTCTCAGTATGCAGTG
This genomic interval carries:
- the GPRIN3 gene encoding G protein-regulated inducer of neurite outgrowth 3 produces the protein MGTVPDSLRLTKASLTIAPGEEELLQDQQASIPQQTSIIPYSNANSLLGFPSESVTIGLLDLGYSGPVETIMKDSEHDLTQTVMSSGISDEVDKLPPTDSTPSDGSQHQGNSEPAAQVPGPLVGLNLTHSVVPVHQDAGRPKPRDDPDTLTVAADKTTQALEASEADDPEKFDRQSSKDQDLCTDPPGKRQEKAKPLMTTSELFLPSATPTSRSEGGEQQIDLNLETRLHIHSEREKRPTEESSTTALTPSEQSSTTSQQSSLSGKHSACFPEQEKTLAAQPLSSRFKEMGTMTSLDESGFLAERANRIWQDAEVQTVTSMESRSVSTSPSMLAPFLREIPPSEPVEQPEQLCIIYQSHSKANQPAEHSDKLEGPREAPCHFGNKTEVHILAATADSSNVSVFQVEKKSTDSAATNYEQASNNGLSGLCSLKASSDSKNICKEEWQAVEMGTEGKSGILTQSTPTTFLPPKAKPVYPVSTHVYNNEADVSPGLGKADTKSSELSTKTINSHQPESVSSDDELNKRDGLSVGEKDAATEKPLPTPKVKEGETVDSKAGIKPKAETKAELLCPNAGGSNSAGLTPNPVTAITPTTGRKNQDKASEESKQAKAVTSLGLPAEMMGDSSPNSGKRTPSRSVKASPRRASRVSEFLKEQKLNVTAAAAQVGFMPGEKKKQLGSDSKLQFKQSKQVRDVIWDDQGMTWEVYGASLDPESLGIAIQNHLQRQIREHEKLIKVQSNQNRKSISSDTSSNKKLKGRQHNMFQAMMQNFRRPNCCVHPAPSSVLD